Below is a window of Desulfofundulus luciae DNA.
ACCGGTGCATTTTTCCGGTTCGGCCAGCCAGGGGACAAATACACCCTTAACGTTGGTTTCGATCATTTGCAAGTAACCTTTCTTGCACTTGTTTACACAGTCCCCGCATCCCTCGCAGTTAACGGGAATCACCCACGGCATTTGCTTGGGCAGCTTAGTTTTACATCGTATCTCCGATTTTTGTTCGAAGTTTTGATTAACCATAAAGTTTCCTCCTTGTGTTTTTACCGCCCGGCTAATAGAAAGGTTTAAGCCGGGCG
It encodes the following:
- a CDS encoding ATP-binding protein, whose protein sequence is MVNQNFEQKSEIRCKTKLPKQMPWVIPVNCEGCGDCVNKCKKGYLQMIETNVKGVFVPWLAEPEKCTGCGQCASTCVMGAIVMTEHVEMALNRFLEQKPTIPT